The sequence TTTATTCACAAAGTGAATTTGTTTATTCTGATCCGGTACTATTAAAAAATTATCCGTTACCGCAGGAGTGATGTTCAAAATTCCATCAACAATCGAAGTCCAAATCAACTTTCCATTAACGGAAATATTCAAATTGAATAATTGACCCTTGAGATTACCAAAATAGATTGATGAATCATCAGCAGCGGGCGTCATTGTAATCCTGCTGCCACTTTGAAAATTCCACTTTTGCGAGCCGTCAGAATTTAAACAGAATAAATTGCCATTATGATCTCCAACGAAAATATTATTACGGCTGATCATTATCCCGGTATCGAACATTGATTCAAATTTTTTTCTAAAAAGAATTTCACCGGTACCGGCATTAATAAAAATAATTTCTCCTTTGTCATTGCCGACTACAATATTATTATCCAGCATTGCGGGTGAACATCTGATTGTTGATTTAGTATCAACCTGCCAAAGTTTTTCACCAAGAAAATCATAGCGGTAGATTACCCCTTTTTCCGTCGTAAAAATTATTCCATTCGACATTAAAAGCATTTCAGTTTTCACTTTACCTTTTATTACAATTTCTTTGTAAAGTTCAGCACGCGAAAAATCATAAATAATGATTGAAGTTAAATCCTCATTAAAATGTACATTGGCAAAAATTACCCACGAACGATGAATCAAGGGTGTGGTAAAGATTGATCCTTTATAAGAAATATGTCCGATCTTTTTACCTGTTGAAGTATTATAGCAATAAACTCTTCCTGAAAGATCATTAACAAAAAGATAATGGTTATGAAACACAACCGATGAATTAGCAAAGCTTCCGCTTACTGAATAATCATATTTCCGTTTTATCGAATCCGTAACTGAGATGGGGAAGTAAAATGTCCGCTGATTGGTCTTTCCAAAAACAGGATAGGGATCATTATCTTTTAGAAAATTAAGCTTGATACTTGAGCCGATACAGCCCGAAAGAATAAATGTTGTAAGCAACAGTATATAAAATATTTTTTTCAAAAATCCCATCCGAAAAAAAACTGGTAGAATAATCGAGGTTGAAATTTTGTAAAGTTTTGTTCAATACGTTTTCCAATATCATAACGCAAGACAAGCAAACCAAAAAGATTTATTCTAAAACCAAAGCCGACACTCCCAAGTGTTTCGATATATTTTTGATCCCACGCTCCGCCTGCATCAAAAAATAAAGCACCACGAATTCCGCCAAAGCCAATATTCACAAAAGGCAGTCTTAAATTAATTTCATCAATGAGCGGAAAGCGAAGTTCTGCAGACCCCACCCATGCTTTCTCGCCGCGTATTGACCATAAAGGATAACCGCGTAAATCCCAGCTCCCGCCGATTAGATAGCGGCGCGCTTCTTTGCCTTCGTTGTAATAAAGCGAAGTTCGCAATGCGATTGTTGAAAGAAATCCCAGACGGAAATAATGCCTGTAATCGGCGATAACACTAAAGTAGTTTACATTACTGAATTTCACATCGCCTGTATAGCCGAGTAAAATTTTTGTTCTGATTCCGTCAACCGGTCCCGATGGTCCCCAAAGTGAATTATCCATCACGTACGAAAGACTGTTACTTACTAACAAAGCTTTTCTTTCAATGACGCCTTCAATTACTTCCTTATCCGAATTGGCAACAGTTAAAGTAGCTTCGATTCTTTGAAATTTAGAAAGGGGGTAGCTCATTCCAAAATAGCCGCCAAAACTTCTTTCGAAATAAAAAAGATCAGCATCACGCACATCATATCTTCTGCCGCTAAAGTGAAAAATTCCATAACCGTAATTAGTTCTGGTTGAAAGATTGATCTTCTGCATTACGATATTGAAACTTTTGAGAAATTCACTCTGCGCTTGTGCCGAATTAAAAATCAAGAAATCATATCTATCATCGCCAAGTAAATCACTTAATGTTAGTATTGCCCCTCCCCGTGTTCCATAGATTGGATCAGTAACAATTTGACTTTGAGCATAATCGAGCGTGTAATCTTTTTCATACTTTAATTCCTGCTGACTCGGGGGAGTGTTTATCTGATCCGGTATCCATTTATTTCGGCTGATATTACGCGATGAAACATCAATCCCGATTGTATCAGTCTCGGAATTTTTTAAATCAATTGAATAAATATTAAATGAAAAATTTTCGAATCCGCCAAAAAGTATTTTAGTTGAATCAACAAGCGAAGGATAAAAAGAGCTTGACAAAAAAGATGTGACTTTAAATATTTTATTTTCTTGTAAGTTATCCGATAAGTTCATCTTCCAGATATTTTTCACGCCATCATAATCAGAAGTGAAATAGAGCTGTCTTTTGTCAGCCGAAATAATTGGCGAAGATGAATTGGCATTTAGGTAGGTAACTGGTGAAATTAATTTTGTCGAAAAATCATAAGAAAATAAATTGTACTTACCTGCAAATTCTCCTGTTGTTCGATCCGAAGAAAAAATTATTTGACTTGTTGAAGAATACACCGGATCGCGATCATCATAATAATCGTTTGTTAATCGCAGCAGTTCGTATGTTAACAAATTATAAACGAAGATATCACTGAATCCTTTTCGATCCACAGCTTGAAAAATTAATTGATTAGAATCATCAGAAAATTTTGGCGAAGAAAGACTGACTAAAAAATCAAATTGTAATTTTTTATTAATTTCATCTTCGACAATATCATATAAATAAATTGCATCAGTAGCTCCTGACTTTGAAACAAAAGCAAGTGATTTGTTTTTTGAAATATCTATCGAAGAATAAAAGGGATGGAAGGCTTCATACTCATCTGTTTTTTCGCCTCGCAAAACCAATTCCGGTGAGAGTGCCTCCCCCTCCTGATCATAAGTGAATCGGTATATTGAAGAGTAGCCATCACGATTAGCAACAAAATAAACATAGTCAATAGAATCAATGCTGCATTGCCTGGGAGCAAAATTAAAACCCCAGTCAGTAAGTTTTTTTGCATTTAGTTCAACCGGGAAATTAGATTGAAGCAGCGGGAAATATTTTTTTTTAAGATAAATCAGCCACCCTTTGTCAATTTCTTCGATAGGTTTTCCAATTGTGTATGCTATAACATCTTCAAAATCCGAATACATCCAAAAGTTATCAATAAACTGAATGACTTTTTCTTCGCCATACTCATCCTTGATATATTCAAGAAAATTTTGCCCCTCCTTATACATTAAAAATGTTCCGTATATCAGATTCATCCGATCAAGACTAAAGAAATTATTATTTATCACTGCATCGCGCATCACCATTTCAGCTTGTGCATCAACTTTAGTTGATAAAAATTCTGCCACACCCTCAGTAAACCACAGCGGTGGAAAAGATGAGACATTTTTTTTATGATCTCTTTGGATTCTTAAAATTTTTGTAGTTACAAAAACGTGAACAAGTTCGTGCCTGATAACATGTTTAAAATCGCTTAATGAACCTGTGTTGGGAATTACCACCCTTCCTTTCAGAAATTCAAAAAAAGCCGCCGACACCATCAGGTATAAATCCCGGTGTTGTATTGGTCTGTTGAAAATGAAGTGAAGTGTTATAAAATATCAGTGGTATTTTATACGTAACAACATGATTGAGCTTTATTTTTAATTCTTCGTAAACTTCTTCAGCATAGGCAGCGCCGATAGAAGCGACGACCTGCATATCATCATAATAATAAATATTGAAATGATCAGTCTCAATCACTTTCCAGTTAAATTTATCCCATTGCACTTTGTTCCTTCCAAAGAAATAAATTTGACCTTCGGAAGTAGAGATTGAAACTATAAAAAATACAAGAATTAGTAATTTATACTTCACACTTACATACTGTGATGATTAATAAATTTTTTATTTATCAGCTAAGCCAATCTTTCTTTAAGAGTATTGATGTTGTTTATCTCTGTTGGATCAAAAGCTCTTAGCACTGCTGTATAGTAAGTTATCCAATCAGTTAAATAAATCAAATCCATTAATCGCACCTTAAATTGATTCTTATTACTCGAAAGGTTAATAACCTCAATTCCACTTTTTGCAGCGAGTTCAGAAGTAATTTCAAATCGCTTTTTTATTTGGGGAAGATAGCAATCATCATAAACGGTAATAAGTTTCGCCTGAAATTTATCATCATCGAAAGATTCCCAGCCGATGATTTCATTGTGATTTAATTCAGGAATAACATTA is a genomic window of Ignavibacteriales bacterium containing:
- a CDS encoding PQQ-like beta-propeller repeat protein, with the protein product MKKIFYILLLTTFILSGCIGSSIKLNFLKDNDPYPVFGKTNQRTFYFPISVTDSIKRKYDYSVSGSFANSSVVFHNHYLFVNDLSGRVYCYNTSTGKKIGHISYKGSIFTTPLIHRSWVIFANVHFNEDLTSIIIYDFSRAELYKEIVIKGKVKTEMLLMSNGIIFTTEKGVIYRYDFLGEKLWQVDTKSTIRCSPAMLDNNIVVGNDKGEIIFINAGTGEILFRKKFESMFDTGIMISRNNIFVGDHNGNLFCLNSDGSQKWNFQSGSRITMTPAADDSSIYFGNLKGQLFNLNISVNGKLIWTSIVDGILNITPAVTDNFLIVPDQNKQIHFVNKFTGQITENHSLNGRAKLTPVIKDSTLYIGYDNGNLEAYEFIR